The following are encoded together in the Acidobacteriota bacterium genome:
- a CDS encoding ABC transporter ATP-binding protein: MMAPAIETEGLTKDFTVGFWRPRPYRALDRLTLTVAAGEVFGFLGPNGAGKSTALKLLMQLLYPTAGDARILGRPVGDASIRQRIGFLAENPYYYDYLTAEELLAYFARLFGYRGADATTRVSRVLDDVGIGKERRLRLRRFSKGMLQRVGLAQALLNDPEVVFLDEPMSGLDPLGRRHVRDLILGLRARGCTVFFSSHILSDAEALCTRVGVLVQGRLVASGPLSAILGFELKGWELVVSGVTDTLRPELAALARRTTDLGDGHVMLHLVPDAEPDRLLPDLTRRGAHIVSLNPVRETLEDYFVEAVAATAARDARGVGA, translated from the coding sequence ATGATGGCGCCAGCGATTGAGACCGAGGGGCTGACCAAGGATTTCACCGTCGGCTTCTGGCGCCCCCGGCCCTACCGCGCGCTCGATCGCCTCACGCTCACCGTGGCTGCCGGGGAAGTGTTCGGGTTTCTCGGCCCGAATGGCGCCGGCAAGAGCACGGCGCTCAAGCTGCTGATGCAGTTGCTGTATCCCACCGCCGGCGACGCCCGCATCCTGGGGCGCCCGGTGGGTGACGCCAGCATCCGGCAGCGCATTGGCTTCCTGGCCGAGAATCCTTACTACTACGACTACCTGACCGCCGAGGAACTGCTGGCCTACTTTGCGCGGCTGTTCGGGTATCGCGGCGCCGACGCGACGACGCGCGTCTCGCGGGTGCTCGATGACGTGGGCATTGGCAAGGAGCGGCGGCTGCGCCTGCGGCGGTTCTCCAAGGGGATGCTCCAGCGCGTCGGCCTGGCGCAGGCCCTGCTCAACGACCCGGAGGTGGTCTTCCTGGACGAGCCGATGTCCGGCCTCGATCCGCTGGGCCGCCGCCACGTCCGCGACCTGATTCTCGGCCTGCGCGCGCGCGGCTGCACCGTGTTCTTCAGCTCGCACATCCTGTCGGATGCCGAGGCGCTGTGCACCAGGGTCGGGGTCCTGGTGCAGGGGCGCCTCGTGGCGTCCGGTCCGCTCTCGGCCATCCTGGGCTTCGAGCTGAAGGGCTGGGAGCTGGTCGTGTCGGGCGTGACCGACACGCTCCGCCCGGAACTGGCCGCACTCGCGCGGCGGACTACCGACCTGGGCGACGGCCACGTGATGTTGCACCTGGTGCCCGACGCCGAGCCCGATCGCCTGCTGCCTGATCTGACCCGCCGCGGCGCGCACATCGTGTCGCTCAACCCGGTGCGGGAAACGCTCGAAGACTATTTCGTGGAGGCCGTCGCTGCGACCGCGGCCCGCGACGCGCGCGGGGTAGGCGCGTGA
- a CDS encoding vitamin K epoxide reductase family protein — MSLASAPSGTPAKTGWFAGFALLGLVASSASAIVHYQLINDPAYASFCDVNATFSCTEAYSSRYGAVGGVPVAVFGVIFFVFVLGLVALCSASPAAAGNLPGYIFASSTIGLAVVLYLAYASFVILKAVCVLCVGTYAAVIGLFLLSGSATRYPMTSLPNRVLGDLRLLLRTPSALAAAVAFVIAAGAAVAWFPGQSVATVSADAGAAAEQAPAAASLTAAQITQFEEYLAQQPRVPMVVPAEGAAVVVVKFNDYQCPPCRQTFMEYKPVFAKWAKEQPGKVRYVTRDYAIERECNAFVNQDLHPASCEAAVAVRLAREKGKADAMEEWLFANQPSLSPASVKSAVQTVAGVTDFDARYAATLELVKADVAQGSALKVTGTPTFFMNGMRLPGLRAEYFDAAIAWELRRVTSGK; from the coding sequence ATGTCCCTCGCGTCCGCGCCCTCAGGCACGCCGGCCAAGACCGGGTGGTTCGCCGGCTTCGCCCTTCTCGGGTTGGTGGCATCCTCGGCCTCGGCCATCGTGCACTATCAGCTCATTAACGATCCGGCCTATGCCAGCTTCTGCGACGTAAACGCGACGTTCAGTTGCACGGAAGCCTATTCGAGCCGATACGGCGCAGTCGGTGGCGTACCCGTGGCGGTCTTCGGCGTGATCTTCTTTGTGTTCGTTCTCGGGCTGGTGGCGCTTTGTTCGGCATCGCCGGCCGCCGCCGGCAACCTGCCCGGCTACATCTTTGCTTCGTCCACCATCGGCCTCGCCGTGGTGCTCTATCTCGCGTATGCCTCGTTCGTCATCCTCAAGGCCGTGTGCGTGCTCTGCGTGGGCACGTATGCCGCCGTCATCGGGCTGTTCCTGCTGTCGGGATCGGCCACCAGGTATCCCATGACCAGCCTCCCGAACCGTGTCCTTGGAGATCTGCGATTGCTGCTTCGGACGCCGTCGGCGTTGGCGGCCGCGGTTGCGTTTGTGATTGCGGCCGGAGCCGCGGTTGCGTGGTTTCCCGGCCAGTCGGTCGCCACCGTCTCGGCCGACGCGGGCGCCGCCGCCGAGCAGGCGCCTGCTGCCGCCAGCCTGACTGCCGCCCAGATCACCCAGTTCGAGGAATACCTGGCGCAGCAGCCGCGCGTGCCGATGGTGGTGCCGGCCGAAGGCGCGGCCGTGGTCGTGGTGAAGTTCAACGACTACCAGTGCCCGCCGTGCCGCCAGACCTTCATGGAGTACAAGCCGGTGTTCGCGAAGTGGGCGAAAGAGCAGCCCGGGAAGGTCCGCTACGTGACGCGCGACTATGCGATCGAGCGCGAGTGCAATGCGTTCGTCAACCAGGACCTGCACCCCGCGTCATGCGAAGCGGCCGTCGCCGTGCGGCTGGCCCGCGAGAAGGGCAAGGCCGACGCGATGGAAGAGTGGCTCTTCGCCAACCAGCCGTCGCTGTCGCCGGCCAGTGTCAAGTCCGCGGTCCAGACGGTTGCCGGCGTCACCGACTTCGACGCGCGCTACGCGGCGACGCTGGAACTCGTGAAGGCCGACGTGGCGCAGGGCTCCGCCTTGAAGGTCACGGGCACGCCCACCTTCTTCATGAACGGCATGCGCTTGCCCGGCCTGCGGGCCGAGTATTTCGACGCGGCCATTGCGTGGGAACTGCGGCGGGTCACCAGCGGGAAATGA
- a CDS encoding prepilin-type N-terminal cleavage/methylation domain-containing protein, whose amino-acid sequence MRIRSNKGFTLIELLIVVAIIGIIAAIAVPGLLRARMSGNEASAIGSLRAINSSQQAYSSSCGNGFYAMDLVVLGEPPSGGGTPFISPDLIGAAPITKSGYEITMAGEAPATAPTIAPCNGVVGDLGAGYYAYADPANEGSTGTRYFWTNTLGTIYTFASTLSGETAVDAAPGTGTVLQ is encoded by the coding sequence ATGCGTATTCGTAGCAACAAGGGCTTCACGCTCATCGAACTTCTGATCGTCGTCGCGATTATCGGCATCATCGCGGCCATCGCCGTCCCCGGCCTGCTCCGCGCCCGCATGTCGGGTAACGAAGCGTCGGCCATTGGTTCGCTCCGCGCGATCAACAGCTCCCAGCAGGCCTATTCATCGAGCTGCGGCAACGGCTTCTACGCGATGGACCTCGTGGTTCTGGGCGAACCGCCGAGCGGCGGCGGCACGCCCTTCATCAGCCCCGACCTGATCGGCGCGGCCCCGATCACGAAGAGCGGCTACGAAATCACGATGGCCGGTGAAGCGCCGGCGACGGCGCCGACGATTGCTCCCTGCAACGGTGTCGTTGGGGACCTGGGTGCCGGCTACTACGCGTATGCCGACCCGGCCAACGAGGGCTCCACCGGAACGCGTTACTTCTGGACCAACACCCTGGGCACGATCTACACCTTCGCGTCCACCCTCTCCGGCGAGACCGCGGTTGACGCGGCCCCCGGCACCGGCACCGTTCTGCAGTAG